The Streptomyces sp. NBC_01255 genome window below encodes:
- a CDS encoding VOC family protein, producing the protein MAIDSVVVRQRVEDLDAALPFYERLTGSSASRFAFAGVTLASVGPFLLFSGPDEAVQRVAGVAATLTVADLDAAVEEAEVGGAEIVMPIQPSPNGRRAVLRHPHGGVFEYVGP; encoded by the coding sequence ATGGCTATAGATTCAGTGGTCGTGCGACAGCGTGTGGAGGATCTGGATGCGGCTCTTCCCTTCTACGAGAGGTTGACTGGAAGCAGCGCATCGAGGTTCGCCTTTGCCGGAGTCACCCTGGCCAGCGTCGGACCTTTCCTCCTGTTTTCCGGGCCTGATGAGGCCGTGCAGCGCGTCGCGGGCGTGGCGGCGACTCTCACCGTCGCCGACCTGGACGCCGCAGTAGAGGAGGCGGAGGTGGGAGGAGCCGAAATCGTGATGCCCATTCAGCCCTCCCCGAACGGCCGCCGTGCGGTTCTGCGGCACCCTCATGGCGGCGTCTTCGAGTACGTCGGCCCCTGA
- a CDS encoding serine/threonine-protein kinase: protein MFGFHTYGLEFVISAVLIIAAFALVVRLLALPLLIRSQREVRQREAAAFTGVPDGDGNRTIPRFESGLVLACAAGLTIFLPSTDAPVDFRTLATAPWPSSPLNVGGWIFEMQRWDGWQPLDLGQGEAITVFVCMALILVFWILTQRKLLTAGMPAGLWNSRRPRTRIIRGFILWVLLMVAVMPVGVTVAAAVFQGVAFAVSFRHRPLATTTPPIPTLYVPPTAPGAEVLPPAGLQSPGFPGAFPPLQAHEPQVIGAYHLLGRIGAGGMGTVYAARRAGSATQVALKTINPELLDNADLLSRFEREAEVLAMVSGAYTARVLDSGVDAGRPFLAMELLDGRPLDAHLREQGPIRAPQALRALALALATALGGIHRLGLVHRDLKPGNIMLTSDGPRLLDFGIAAIVDRTRLTRTGGTPGTLTYMAPEQFDEAQPGPAADIWAWACCVVAAVHGDSPFAATSIGAVYRRITETGPEPAALATLQAIDPAVATVVRQALSTEPTGRPADGTALLTLLTHGPGNTVPDARAVHEEITEGWRALA from the coding sequence ATGTTCGGATTCCACACGTACGGACTCGAGTTCGTTATATCTGCGGTGCTGATTATTGCCGCCTTCGCGCTGGTCGTGCGGTTGCTTGCGCTCCCGCTGCTGATCCGTTCCCAGCGAGAGGTCAGGCAGCGGGAGGCCGCGGCCTTCACGGGGGTGCCGGACGGCGACGGGAATAGGACGATTCCGCGCTTCGAGAGCGGCCTGGTCCTGGCCTGCGCAGCCGGACTGACGATCTTCCTGCCCAGCACCGACGCGCCCGTCGACTTCCGGACCCTCGCGACTGCGCCTTGGCCGAGCAGCCCTCTCAACGTGGGCGGCTGGATCTTCGAGATGCAACGGTGGGACGGCTGGCAGCCCCTCGACCTGGGCCAGGGAGAGGCCATCACCGTCTTCGTCTGCATGGCCCTGATTCTGGTGTTCTGGATTCTCACGCAGCGGAAGCTGTTGACGGCGGGTATGCCCGCCGGGCTGTGGAACTCCCGCCGCCCGCGTACCCGGATCATCCGCGGCTTCATCCTGTGGGTGCTGCTGATGGTCGCGGTGATGCCCGTCGGCGTGACAGTGGCGGCCGCGGTGTTCCAGGGTGTCGCCTTCGCCGTCAGCTTCCGGCACCGTCCTCTGGCCACCACCACTCCGCCCATCCCCACCCTCTACGTCCCCCCGACCGCCCCCGGCGCGGAAGTTCTACCCCCCGCCGGTCTCCAGTCCCCGGGATTCCCGGGGGCCTTCCCGCCGCTTCAGGCGCACGAACCCCAGGTCATCGGCGCGTACCACCTGCTGGGCAGAATCGGCGCCGGCGGCATGGGCACGGTCTACGCCGCCCGCCGTGCAGGCTCCGCGACCCAGGTGGCGCTGAAGACCATCAATCCCGAACTCCTCGACAACGCAGACTTGCTGAGCCGCTTCGAGCGCGAAGCCGAGGTCCTCGCCATGGTCTCGGGCGCGTACACAGCCCGTGTCCTCGACTCCGGAGTAGACGCCGGACGGCCCTTCCTGGCCATGGAGCTTCTCGACGGCCGCCCCCTCGACGCCCACCTGCGCGAACAAGGCCCGATCCGCGCCCCGCAGGCGCTGCGCGCCCTCGCCCTCGCACTCGCGACGGCGCTGGGAGGAATCCACCGTCTGGGCCTCGTGCACCGGGACCTCAAGCCGGGCAACATCATGCTGACCAGCGACGGCCCGCGCCTCCTCGACTTCGGCATCGCCGCGATCGTGGACCGCACGAGGCTCACCCGCACCGGCGGCACACCAGGAACGCTGACCTACATGGCCCCCGAGCAGTTCGACGAAGCCCAGCCCGGCCCGGCCGCCGACATCTGGGCATGGGCCTGCTGCGTGGTCGCCGCCGTCCACGGGGACAGCCCGTTCGCCGCGACCAGCATCGGCGCGGTCTACCGCAGGATCACCGAGACGGGCCCGGAACCTGCGGCGCTCGCCACCCTGCAGGCGATCGACCCGGCCGTGGCCACGGTGGTCCGGCAAGCCCTGAGCACCGAACCGACAGGCCGTCCGGCCGACGGCACGGCGCTGCTCACCCTGCTGACCCACGGCCCGGGGAATACCGTGCCGGACGCCAGAGCCGTCCACGAGGAGATCACTGAGGGTTGGCGGGCCTTGGCGTGA
- a CDS encoding WD40 repeat domain-containing protein: MGDLADGSHQRTLTGHAVWPTAVWLGPDSRRAVSAGSDAEIRVWDVDSGECAVFPHPGSWVSSVCLSADGRLVLAAGHHQGRTLWLLDADTGDFVRAFEDVRDSRALKDPGDRSGEVLTARFTSDGRFAVSGEDDGRIRIWEMATGRCVRTLVRHTDEVYGIALTPDDRLLLSSSLDGTLQLWELDW; the protein is encoded by the coding sequence ATGGGGGACCTCGCCGACGGATCGCATCAGCGGACGCTGACAGGACACGCGGTCTGGCCCACCGCCGTGTGGCTCGGCCCGGACTCACGCCGCGCCGTATCGGCGGGCTCCGACGCCGAGATCCGGGTCTGGGACGTGGACAGCGGTGAGTGCGCGGTGTTCCCGCACCCCGGCTCGTGGGTCTCCTCGGTGTGCCTGAGCGCCGACGGCCGCCTCGTGCTCGCCGCCGGCCACCACCAGGGCCGTACGCTCTGGCTCCTCGACGCCGACACCGGCGACTTCGTACGCGCCTTCGAGGACGTACGGGACTCCCGCGCGCTGAAGGATCCCGGTGACCGGTCCGGCGAGGTCCTTACGGCCCGGTTCACCTCCGACGGGCGGTTCGCCGTCTCAGGCGAGGACGACGGGCGGATACGGATCTGGGAAATGGCGACCGGCCGCTGCGTCCGGACCCTGGTCAGGCACACCGACGAGGTCTACGGCATCGCGCTTACCCCGGACGACCGGTTGCTGCTCTCGAGCAGCTTGGACGGCACCCTGCAGCTGTGGGAACTCGACTGGTAG
- a CDS encoding alpha/beta fold hydrolase gives MPENTTRVRRDIGHYLSDELRDRYFATCDVLYAKGAPTRSETDVQTSFGTTHVYRYGSADPAAESRTPVVLIHGSGGCSAQWYPNTRALSAERPVYALDTPGDPGRSVQREPMWQPERAAQWMDEALDALGLDKVHLVGSSYGGWLVINQAHLRPGRLASVTALDPGGLEKVGLRFFVWIFASLFATYAPKAWRPRLAKWLEQPVIVVPELRAMIQASVKAFRIRRPAPLPLSDAELGSIRTPFYLIMGKRSLLVHPKRQLERVPRLLPGARAEIVAATGHGPQIDHPDLVNARMLSFMEDIDCLDPAEARGATDA, from the coding sequence GTGCCCGAGAACACGACCCGAGTACGCCGCGACATCGGCCACTACCTGAGCGACGAGCTACGCGACCGCTATTTCGCCACCTGCGACGTCCTCTACGCGAAGGGCGCGCCCACTCGCTCCGAGACGGACGTGCAGACGAGCTTCGGCACCACGCACGTCTACCGGTACGGCTCCGCCGACCCGGCAGCCGAGTCACGCACGCCGGTGGTCCTGATACACGGCTCGGGAGGCTGCTCCGCCCAGTGGTACCCCAACACCCGTGCCCTCAGCGCCGAGCGTCCCGTCTACGCCCTCGACACTCCCGGCGACCCCGGCCGGAGCGTCCAGCGCGAACCGATGTGGCAGCCCGAGCGCGCGGCGCAGTGGATGGACGAGGCCCTCGATGCGCTGGGCCTCGACAAGGTCCACCTCGTCGGCTCGTCGTACGGCGGCTGGCTGGTCATCAACCAGGCCCACCTTCGGCCCGGGCGGCTCGCCTCGGTCACCGCCCTCGACCCGGGCGGTCTGGAGAAGGTCGGCCTGCGCTTCTTCGTATGGATCTTCGCCAGCCTCTTCGCCACCTACGCCCCCAAGGCGTGGCGCCCCCGCCTCGCCAAGTGGCTGGAGCAGCCGGTGATCGTCGTCCCCGAGCTCCGCGCGATGATCCAGGCCAGCGTGAAGGCCTTTCGGATCCGCCGCCCCGCCCCGCTGCCGCTGTCGGACGCGGAACTGGGCTCCATCCGGACGCCGTTCTACCTGATCATGGGCAAGCGCAGCCTGCTCGTACACCCCAAGCGGCAGCTGGAACGCGTACCGCGCCTGCTCCCCGGCGCCCGCGCCGAGATCGTCGCCGCGACCGGCCACGGCCCGCAGATCGACCACCCCGACCTGGTGAACGCCCGGATGCTGAGCTTCATGGAGGACATCGACTGCCTCGATCCTGCGGAGGCACGGGGCGCCACGGACGCGTAG
- a CDS encoding TetR/AcrR family transcriptional regulator translates to MPKRVDHEERRTQIAEALIQVAGRRGLHAVGMRDVAAEAGVSLRLVQYYFETKEKLLFYGLQHLTDRFTARVGARLAAAGPDPSPRVTIEALLLASLPTDQESRTFHLLYSSYSILSVTDGALAAQPFIDNPDAAENALTGLIEGAQAAGLADPGADARTEAISLLAMTATMGTSILVTQRTPESAIAVLRHHLDRIFTAGRHTTRTPDNGDANTCP, encoded by the coding sequence ATGCCAAAACGCGTGGACCACGAGGAACGGCGCACCCAGATCGCCGAAGCGCTCATCCAAGTCGCCGGGCGGCGAGGGCTGCACGCCGTCGGCATGCGCGACGTGGCCGCCGAGGCCGGCGTATCCCTCCGGCTCGTGCAGTATTACTTCGAGACCAAAGAGAAGCTGCTCTTCTACGGACTCCAGCACTTGACCGACCGCTTCACCGCCCGCGTGGGCGCCCGACTGGCCGCCGCCGGCCCGGACCCCAGCCCGCGCGTGACGATCGAGGCGCTGCTGCTGGCCTCCCTGCCGACCGACCAGGAGAGCCGGACCTTCCACCTCCTGTACAGCTCCTACTCGATCCTGTCCGTGACCGACGGAGCACTCGCCGCCCAGCCCTTCATCGACAACCCCGACGCGGCCGAGAACGCCCTCACCGGCCTGATCGAAGGAGCCCAGGCGGCAGGCCTGGCCGATCCCGGCGCCGACGCACGCACCGAGGCCATCAGCCTGCTCGCCATGACCGCGACCATGGGCACCAGCATCCTCGTCACCCAACGGACACCAGAGTCAGCCATCGCCGTACTCCGCCACCACCTCGACCGCATCTTCACCGCCGGCCGCCACACCACCCGGACGCCAGACAACGGAGACGCCAATACCTGTCCATAA
- a CDS encoding maleylpyruvate isomerase family mycothiol-dependent enzyme, with product MEKNLEFPDLLRLIDERSTAFRAVVAAAPGLDAQVPTCPGWTLFDLVKHLGGGDRFWAAIVGAGSADAPPAEAVAARAALEVPQEREALLAWLDASTQLLLGALRAAGPESGCWTWWPASQSPQTAGGTARHRVQETAVHTYDAQLAGGAPQPLPVELAIDGVEEFLFTVCATPSAWPHKPTAFDFHAAEGRSWRLTVDGDGARTTRIPAPTAATGEDSDAAGASVHGTASELVLYLYDRIQADSLHVDGDAGLLDLLRAWEPEEK from the coding sequence GTGGAAAAGAATCTTGAGTTCCCTGACCTGTTGCGACTGATCGATGAACGGTCGACCGCCTTCCGCGCCGTGGTCGCCGCCGCGCCCGGTCTCGACGCGCAGGTGCCGACCTGCCCCGGGTGGACGCTGTTCGACCTGGTGAAGCACCTGGGTGGGGGAGACCGTTTCTGGGCCGCCATCGTCGGCGCGGGGTCTGCCGACGCTCCCCCGGCCGAGGCCGTCGCCGCGCGCGCCGCGCTGGAAGTGCCGCAGGAGCGTGAGGCCCTGCTGGCCTGGCTGGACGCGTCGACGCAGCTTCTGCTGGGCGCCCTGCGCGCGGCGGGACCGGAGAGCGGTTGCTGGACGTGGTGGCCCGCGTCGCAGTCACCGCAGACCGCCGGCGGCACAGCCCGGCACCGGGTCCAGGAGACCGCGGTGCACACCTACGACGCCCAGCTCGCCGGGGGCGCCCCGCAGCCGCTGCCGGTCGAGCTGGCAATCGATGGTGTGGAGGAGTTCCTGTTCACCGTCTGCGCAACGCCGAGTGCCTGGCCGCACAAGCCCACGGCCTTCGACTTCCACGCCGCCGAGGGCCGCTCCTGGCGCCTCACCGTCGACGGCGACGGCGCACGCACCACCCGCATCCCCGCGCCCACCGCCGCGACCGGCGAAGACTCGGACGCAGCCGGCGCCTCCGTCCACGGCACGGCCAGTGAGCTGGTCCTCTACCTGTACGACCGGATCCAGGCCGACTCCTTGCACGTTGACGGAGACGCAGGGC